DNA from Arthrobacter sp. SLBN-112:
GCCACGGACAGGATCCCGAATGCGCGGTTGAAGCGACGCTCGTGCCGATCGCTCCAGGCCAGTCCGAAGTCCTTCCGCAACTGCTCCGGAAGGAGCCCCGCGGTGAGGAACCTGGCCGGGGGGATGATGGCGCGGTACCAAAGGGCCGTGTGCTTGGGAAACAGCAGGCCGCGGCCAACCCGCACCCCGGGGTACTCCGCCCGGAGGGTGGAGATATGTTCTGCCCAGTAGTGGCCGAACTCTATACGGTCCTTCGGCCACATGCCCGGGGGAAGCTGCAGGGCGGTACCGATCCGCGCATAGTCCCGGTACATCGCGTCCGCGGCTGCGTCGTCCAGCTGGCCGTAGATCTTCTCGATAATGGTGAGTGCGGTGTCGTAGAGCGTGGCCACCACCCAGAGCTGCAGTTCCGGATCGTAGGCGCTGTATCCGGCGGAGGCTTTATCTGCCGGGCGCTGCACCGGCACGTGGGCCCGGTTTACCCTGCGGCGGACCTCGTTCACCTGCGCGTCGTTGCCATAAACAACCGCGTAGACGTAGGTGAGGGTGCCCTTGAGCCTGTTGACGGGGCGTTCGGTGAACGTGCTGTGTTCCGCCACGCCCCTGCCGATGGCCGGATGGGCAAGCTGCAGCAGGATGGCTCGACCTGCCCCAGCAAGCAGGATGCCTTCCGCACGGTAATCGGCAAATTCCTGCACCATGTCAACAGGGTACCGTCACCGCAGGTGCGTGGGACCGGACCTTTGGCCCGTTGACATGGGACGCCATCGCTTCCCCATACCCGGCTACCCGCTGGCCGGCCGCAGCGAGGTGGCGCGGCATGCCCAGGCGGGGCAGGGCTAAAGGACCTGCCTCTCCCCTCCCCCGCCGGCAGCCGTGCTACCGCTCAAGTGTTACCGCTCCAGCAGGGACACGTCGCGGACCGCGCC
Protein-coding regions in this window:
- a CDS encoding oxygenase MpaB family protein; its protein translation is MVQEFADYRAEGILLAGAGRAILLQLAHPAIGRGVAEHSTFTERPVNRLKGTLTYVYAVVYGNDAQVNEVRRRVNRAHVPVQRPADKASAGYSAYDPELQLWVVATLYDTALTIIEKIYGQLDDAAADAMYRDYARIGTALQLPPGMWPKDRIEFGHYWAEHISTLRAEYPGVRVGRGLLFPKHTALWYRAIIPPARFLTAGLLPEQLRKDFGLAWSDRHERRFNRAFGILSVAYPKLPRGIRYWFKDYCLRELDKDLKRNPQSGKSAVSHQNA